One Solea senegalensis isolate Sse05_10M linkage group LG3, IFAPA_SoseM_1, whole genome shotgun sequence genomic window carries:
- the LOC122765894 gene encoding astrocytic phosphoprotein PEA-15: MAEYSSLLSDLSENITNEDLEQLKSACKEDIPEDQSNNITSSKEWFSYLEKNDKLAHDNLSYIEHIFEISRRPDLLTRVIEYRTTVLKISEDDEIDTKLTRIPSAKKYKDIIRQPSEDEIIKLAPPPKKV; the protein is encoded by the exons ATGGCGGAGTACAGCTCTCTGCTCAGCGACCTGTCTGAAAACATCACCAACGAGGACCTGGAGCAGCTCAAGTCGGCCTGCAAGGAGGACATCCCCGAGGACCAGAGCAACAACATCACCTCGTCCAAGGAGTGGTTCAGCTACCTAGAGAAGAACGACAAGTTGGCCCACG ATAACCTGTCATACATCGAGCACATCTTTGAGATCTCGCGGCGACCGGACCTGCTGACGAGGGTGATCGAGTACCGCACCACCGTGCTCAAGATCTCGGAGGATGACGAGATCGACACTAAACTCACACGCATCCCCTCGGCCAAGAAATACAAAG acatcatcCGCCAACCCTCTGAAGATGAGATCATCAAGTTGGCCCCGCCCCCTAAGAAGGTGTGA